One Pseudomonas fluorescens genomic region harbors:
- the msrQ gene encoding protein-methionine-sulfoxide reductase heme-binding subunit MsrQ, whose product MRFPLWRIGVFIAAAVWPMLWLYQALEELLGPDPGKVLVDRLGLGTLVLLLITLSMTPLQKLTGWAGWIAVRRQLGLWCFAYVVMHLCSYMAFILGFDWSQLAVELRKRPYIIVGALGFLGLLALAVTSNRYSQRRLGVRWKKLHRLAYVILGLGLLHMLWIVRADLEEWAVYASIGAVLLILRIPPVTRRIPRLLTKKPVLQEKRN is encoded by the coding sequence ATGCGATTTCCGTTGTGGCGTATAGGCGTTTTCATTGCCGCGGCTGTCTGGCCGATGCTGTGGCTGTATCAAGCGCTTGAAGAGTTGCTCGGCCCGGATCCCGGCAAGGTGCTGGTGGATCGACTGGGCCTGGGGACATTGGTGCTGTTATTGATCACGCTAAGCATGACGCCTTTGCAAAAGCTCACTGGGTGGGCAGGGTGGATCGCCGTGCGTCGGCAGTTGGGGCTGTGGTGTTTTGCCTATGTAGTAATGCATCTGTGCAGCTATATGGCGTTCATCCTGGGTTTCGACTGGTCGCAACTCGCCGTCGAGTTGCGCAAGCGGCCTTACATAATAGTGGGGGCACTGGGTTTTCTCGGATTGTTGGCGTTGGCGGTCACGTCGAATCGTTACAGCCAGCGCCGGTTGGGCGTGCGGTGGAAGAAGCTGCACCGCCTGGCGTACGTGATTCTTGGTTTGGGTTTGCTGCATATGTTGTGGATCGTGCGCGCCGATCTTGAGGAATGGGCGGTCTATGCCTCTATAGGTGCGGTGCTTCTGATACTGCGTATTCCGCCGGTGACGCGCCGTATCCCGCGTTTGCTGACCAAAAAGCCGGTTTTGCAAGAAAAGCGGAATTAA
- the msrP gene encoding protein-methionine-sulfoxide reductase catalytic subunit MsrP, which yields MLIKIPKASDCNESDVTPESIYLSRRQLLGATAAGIAASSLPRWTLADDSARYADVEPGKAPGWFAEKLTSTQWGAVNVKDEAITPYKDATHYNNFYEFGTDKGDPAANAGSLKTEPWSVVIDGEVAKPGRYALEDLMKPYQLEERIYRMRCVEAWSMVIPWIGFPISALLKQVEPTSKAKYIRFETLQDPKSMPGQRSGFALIDWPYVEGLRLDEAMNPLAILAVGMYGRELPNQNGAPLRLVVPWKYGFKSVKSIVRISLVSEQPKTTWQSIAADEYGFYANVNPTVNHPRWTQARERRLPNSLFKPNVRDTQMFNGYSDEVASLYTGLDLRKNY from the coding sequence ATGTTGATCAAAATCCCCAAAGCGTCTGACTGCAATGAGTCGGATGTCACGCCTGAATCCATCTACCTCTCGCGCCGCCAGTTATTGGGTGCCACTGCTGCAGGTATCGCTGCCAGCAGCCTGCCGCGTTGGACGCTGGCCGACGATAGCGCTCGCTATGCTGATGTCGAACCGGGCAAGGCGCCGGGCTGGTTCGCCGAGAAGCTCACTTCTACCCAGTGGGGCGCGGTCAACGTCAAGGACGAGGCGATTACGCCTTACAAAGACGCGACGCACTACAACAACTTCTATGAGTTCGGCACCGACAAGGGCGATCCGGCGGCGAATGCGGGCTCGCTTAAAACCGAGCCGTGGAGTGTGGTGATCGACGGAGAAGTCGCTAAGCCTGGGCGCTATGCGCTGGAAGACCTCATGAAACCCTACCAATTGGAAGAGCGTATCTATCGGATGCGCTGTGTGGAGGCATGGTCGATGGTTATTCCGTGGATAGGGTTTCCGATCTCGGCGTTGCTTAAACAAGTCGAGCCGACTTCCAAGGCCAAGTACATCCGCTTCGAAACACTGCAGGATCCCAAAAGCATGCCCGGCCAGCGCTCCGGGTTCGCTTTGATCGACTGGCCTTATGTAGAAGGCTTGCGTCTGGATGAGGCGATGAATCCCTTGGCGATTCTGGCGGTGGGTATGTATGGCCGCGAGCTACCCAATCAAAACGGCGCGCCTCTGCGTTTGGTGGTGCCGTGGAAGTATGGCTTCAAGAGTGTCAAATCCATCGTGCGCATCAGTCTCGTCAGTGAACAGCCAAAAACCACATGGCAAAGCATCGCAGCAGACGAGTATGGCTTCTACGCGAATGTTAACCCGACGGTCAATCACCCGCGCTGGACGCAAGCGCGTGAGCGACGACTGCCGAACAGTCTGTTTAAACCGAACGTGCGCGACACACAGATGTTCAACGGCTACTCGGATGAAGTCGCTTCTTTATATACCGGGCTCGATCTGCGGAAGAATTACTGA